A single Fundulus heteroclitus isolate FHET01 chromosome 4, MU-UCD_Fhet_4.1, whole genome shotgun sequence DNA region contains:
- the mafa gene encoding transcription factor Maf, which yields MASELAMSNSDLPTSPLAMEYVNDFDLMKFEVKKEPVEPDRNISQCSRLIAGGSLSSTPMSTPCSSVPPSPSFSAPSPSSGSEQKTHIEDFYWMSGYQQQLNPEALGFSPEDAVEALINSSHQLQSFDGYARGQQFAGAAGAGGTMAGEEMGSAAAVVSAVIAAAAAQNGAQHHHHHHHHHNGSHHQAPGVQSNGTSGTNHPHMRLEDRFSDEQLVTMSVRELNRQLRGVSKEEVIRLKQKRRTLKNRGYAQSCRFKRVQQRHVLEGEKTQLMQQVEHLKQEISRLVRERDAYKEKYEKLISNGFRENGSSSDNNPSSPEFFMSSRKFLHL from the coding sequence ATGGCATCAGAGCTGGCAATGAGCAACTCCGACCTGCCCACCAGTCCCTTGGCCATGGAATATGTTAATGACTTCGATCTGATGAAGTTTGAAGTGAAAAAGGAGCCGGTGGAGCCCGATCGCAACATCAGCCAGTGCAGTCGCCTTATCGCCGGGGGATCCTTGTCTTCCACCCCGATGAGCACGCCTTGCAGCTCGGTGCCCCCTTCCCCAAGCTTCTCGGCGCCAAGTCCGAGCTCGGGGAGCGAGCAGAAGACACACATAGAGGATTTCTACTGGATGTCCGGTTATCAGCAGCAGCTGAATCCAGAGGCGCTGGGCTTCAGCCCCGAAGACGCAGTAGAGGCGCTCATCAACAGCAGTCACCAGCTCCAGTCCTTCGATGGCTACGCCAGGGGCCAGCAGTTTGCTGGTGCGGCCGGGGCAGGAGGCACCATGGCCGGTGAAGAGATGGGCTCCGCGGCGGCCGTAGTGTCAGCCGTGATCGCTGCGGCAGCCGCCCAGAACGGGGCgcaacaccaccaccaccatcatcaccaccacaACGGCAGCCACCACCAGGCGCCGGGCGTCCAGTCCAACGGCACTTCTGGGACGAATCACCCCCACATGCGCCTGGAGGATCGGTTCTCAGACGAGCAGCTGGTGACCATGTCGGTGCGGGAGCTCAACCGGCAGCTGCGGGGGGTCAGCAAGGAAGAGGTGATCCGACTGAAGCAGAAGAGGAGGACCCTAAAGAACAGAGGCTACGCTCAGTCCTGCCGGTTCAAGCGGGTCCAGCAGCGGCACGTCCTGGAGGGGGAGAAAACGCAACTCATGCAGCAGGTTGAGCACCTAAAGCAAGAGATATCCAGGCTGGTCCGAGAGCGGGACGCGTACAAGGAAAAGTATGAGAAGCTCATCAGCAACGGCTTCAGAGAAAATGGATCCAGCAGTGACAACAACCCCTCATCCCCGGAGTTTTTCAT